From the genome of Mycobacterium dioxanotrophicus, one region includes:
- a CDS encoding RecB family exonuclease, with product MSEVTAATTLAEPAGPLRRPALSPSRASDFKQCPLLYRFRAIDRLPEPRSPAQLRGSLVHAALEQLYGLPAAERVHDTALALVEPAWAQVVAAEPELAETVSPTLFEEARALLSGYYRLEDPTRFDPDSCELRIDVELTDGTLLRGFVDRIDVAPTGELRVVDYKTGKAPPAARTMAEFKAMFQMKFYAVALLRSRNVMPARLRLVYLADGQVLDYSPDADELLRFERTLMAIWRAIQTAGATGDFRPNPSRLCSWCAHQALCPAFGGTPPPYPGWPEQSPAPTEPAA from the coding sequence ATGAGTGAGGTGACGGCGGCAACCACGCTTGCCGAGCCGGCCGGGCCGCTGCGCAGGCCGGCGCTCTCGCCATCCCGGGCCAGCGATTTCAAGCAATGCCCGCTGCTGTACCGCTTCCGGGCCATCGACCGGCTGCCCGAGCCGCGGTCACCGGCGCAGCTGCGCGGATCACTGGTCCACGCGGCCCTGGAGCAGCTGTACGGGCTGCCTGCGGCCGAGCGGGTACACGACACCGCGCTGGCGCTCGTCGAGCCCGCCTGGGCCCAGGTGGTGGCCGCGGAGCCGGAACTCGCGGAGACCGTGTCCCCCACTCTCTTCGAGGAGGCGCGGGCGCTCCTGTCGGGTTACTACCGGTTGGAGGATCCGACGCGGTTCGACCCGGACAGCTGCGAGCTGCGCATCGATGTCGAGCTGACCGACGGCACGCTGCTGCGGGGGTTCGTCGACCGCATCGACGTCGCGCCGACCGGTGAGCTGCGCGTGGTGGACTACAAGACCGGCAAGGCGCCGCCCGCGGCGCGCACCATGGCCGAGTTCAAGGCGATGTTCCAGATGAAGTTCTACGCGGTCGCGCTGTTGCGGTCGCGCAACGTCATGCCGGCCCGACTGCGCCTGGTGTACCTCGCCGACGGTCAGGTACTCGACTATTCGCCCGACGCCGACGAACTGCTCCGGTTCGAGCGCACCCTGATGGCGATCTGGCGCGCGATCCAAACAGCCGGCGCCACAGGCGATTTCCGGCCCAACCCGTCGCGGCTGTGTTCGTGGTGTGCGCATCAGGCCCTGTGCCCCGCGTTCGGTGGCACCCCGCCGCCGTACCCGGGCTGGCCCGAGCAGTCACCGGCCCCGACAGAGCCCGCGGCATGA
- a CDS encoding SRPBCC family protein, whose translation MTSREGKLTVEGDRAALNFERRLPYPVEAVWAAITEPAQRNQWMGETTIDAREGGTIEMIPHSPPIPPQQKKMTGRIRVWDPPRVFEHEWNQAVLSAPEAGVVRYELSPDGDGTLLRFSHRGLTARDGQGFHPGTHAYLDRLEAHLAGNELPDWGQRYQEVAAALGQQWEGE comes from the coding sequence ATGACCAGCCGCGAAGGAAAACTCACCGTCGAAGGCGATCGGGCCGCGCTGAACTTCGAGCGACGCCTGCCCTATCCGGTCGAGGCGGTGTGGGCCGCGATCACCGAGCCCGCGCAGCGCAACCAATGGATGGGAGAAACGACGATCGACGCGCGGGAAGGCGGCACGATCGAGATGATCCCGCATTCGCCACCGATCCCGCCTCAGCAGAAGAAGATGACCGGCCGGATCAGGGTGTGGGACCCGCCAAGGGTTTTCGAGCACGAGTGGAACCAGGCCGTGTTGTCGGCCCCCGAAGCCGGCGTCGTGCGGTACGAACTCAGCCCGGATGGCGACGGCACCCTGCTGCGGTTCAGCCACCGCGGTCTCACCGCCCGCGACGGCCAGGGTTTCCATCCCGGCACCCACGCCTACCTGGACCGGCTGGAAGCTCACCTGGCAGGCAACGAACTCCCCGACTGGGGGC
- a CDS encoding DUF6264 family protein yields the protein MVHDDPELQDAISRYAQRYRPKPRRGQAALTVALVVLHAALVVETWLSWLRMAQALEMCIADICGYPAAVDRTFWVAIPAGAALLVIDLAVTAYLMFRRRRAFVVPIAGCCVQLALFAVTALLLADAGSA from the coding sequence GTGGTTCATGACGATCCGGAACTGCAGGACGCGATCTCCCGCTACGCGCAGCGATACCGGCCCAAGCCTCGCAGGGGACAGGCGGCGCTGACGGTGGCGCTGGTGGTGCTGCACGCGGCGCTCGTCGTCGAGACTTGGCTGTCCTGGTTGCGGATGGCGCAGGCGCTCGAGATGTGCATTGCCGACATCTGCGGGTACCCCGCCGCGGTTGACCGCACCTTCTGGGTGGCGATACCCGCCGGCGCCGCACTGCTCGTCATCGATCTGGCGGTGACGGCCTACCTGATGTTCCGTCGGCGCCGCGCCTTCGTGGTGCCGATCGCAGGTTGTTGCGTCCAATTGGCGCTGTTCGCGGTGACCGCCCTGCTCCTCGCCGATGCCGGATCCGCCTGA
- a CDS encoding thioesterase family protein, which translates to MIGCHYRRLSADGEFQLFESTADTRSNWDPAIQHGSPPLALLTKAIEELMAPSGLRIGRLTLDILGAIPVAPLRVRAWVDRPGARISLAIAEMSAQRPDGQWRAVARVSAWLLATGDTSDVATDRFAPLVEGQQTDVAHDWEGAAGYLETVSWRRQRGTDAGASVVWLRALTPVVDDEETTAVQRLALVVDSANGAGAALDPDKFVFMNTDTAVHLHRLPIGSDFALRARGSIGPDGVGVTTAELFDRQGFIGTSAQTLLVLRR; encoded by the coding sequence ATGATCGGCTGCCACTACCGTCGGCTCTCCGCCGACGGCGAATTCCAACTGTTCGAGTCCACCGCCGACACCCGAAGCAACTGGGATCCGGCGATCCAGCACGGCTCGCCTCCCCTGGCCTTGTTGACCAAGGCCATCGAGGAGTTGATGGCTCCGTCGGGTCTGCGCATCGGCCGCTTGACGCTGGACATCCTCGGCGCCATACCTGTTGCGCCGCTGCGGGTCCGGGCCTGGGTCGACCGCCCGGGCGCCCGGATATCGCTGGCGATCGCCGAGATGTCCGCACAACGGCCTGACGGGCAGTGGCGCGCGGTGGCCAGGGTGAGCGCGTGGCTGCTGGCCACCGGGGACACCAGCGATGTGGCCACGGATCGCTTCGCCCCGCTGGTCGAAGGGCAGCAGACCGATGTGGCGCACGACTGGGAGGGCGCGGCGGGCTATCTGGAGACGGTGAGCTGGCGGCGCCAGCGCGGTACCGACGCCGGGGCGTCGGTGGTGTGGTTGCGTGCGCTGACCCCGGTCGTCGATGACGAAGAGACCACGGCGGTTCAGCGGTTGGCTCTCGTGGTGGATTCCGCGAACGGTGCAGGCGCCGCGTTGGATCCCGACAAGTTCGTCTTCATGAACACCGACACCGCGGTGCACCTGCACCGGCTGCCGATCGGATCCGACTTCGCCCTGCGCGCACGGGGCTCCATCGGACCTGACGGCGTCGGCGTGACGACCGCGGAACTCTTTGACCGGCAAGGGTTTATCGGCACCTCAGCACAGACCCTGCTGGTACTGCGGCGCTGA
- a CDS encoding ArsR/SmtB family transcription factor yields the protein MDVFEAVAEPSRRALLDALTDGERTAGELVATLPGLTQPTVSRHLKVLREVGLVEVRPDAQRRIYALRADGLVQIDAWIERYRRYWTNHLDALERHLETTHKETK from the coding sequence ATGGACGTCTTCGAGGCCGTCGCCGAACCCAGCAGACGCGCCCTACTCGACGCGCTCACCGACGGCGAGCGCACTGCCGGTGAGCTGGTCGCCACCCTGCCCGGACTGACCCAGCCGACCGTGTCACGCCACCTCAAGGTGCTGCGTGAGGTCGGCCTGGTCGAGGTCCGGCCCGACGCGCAGCGGCGCATCTACGCGCTGCGCGCCGACGGCCTGGTGCAGATCGATGCGTGGATCGAGCGGTACCGCCGCTACTGGACCAACCACCTCGACGCCCTGGAACGTCACCTCGAAACGACCCACAAGGAGACCAAATGA